agtgtttcaaatttttattaattaatttaaattttattttattatttttatctctcaaatttttaataaaaattttataataaaaataattaaaatctatttatatagatataaatatatttaattaatatatattaatttattataagttaCACTTACTATAAAATTAatagaataattattaaataatttctataaaatattataataacatTGTAAAAGAGAATATTAAATCACATTCTCTCGAAAATATCtcctcattttatatatatatatatatatatatatatatatatatatatatttttttttttttttttaactcgtaCGCGGTTAGAATCAGTAATTTAATGACTATAAAGTGCGATTTCTTCTGCTACCGCAGAACAAAGGGGTGATACTatattttctaatttaattattgTCGGAGGCGTGCAAACTTGGGATGCAGCAATACAGGACATTACAACAACCCTCTAGCTGCGAAGATTGTCCAAACACATTGTAGCTGTGGCTGAGCACAAAATAAACATATATAAGAACAGCTAAGATTTGAATCCAACAGCATAGTTTAACTTGATCGAGTTACTAAAAATATATCAATTATCTAGCAAGTGTCAGGTTTGAATCTCGATATATCAATCATTTAGTAAGTGTAAGGTTTGAATCCATACTCTCCCAATCcttagtaaaaaaaaaagaaagatatgAATCCAGCAAACTACATCCCATACAAGATTAGAGACTAATACAGTCTAAATGGACAGCGCACAACTTGAAATTTATTATATTAGAACATCAGGTCACAAGAGACATAAAACATGCAAGTTTTGCTTACTATTACAACAATGTGATAGCAATCAAAGATTGAGATAGAAGTTGTGTTTCAGAAACAGTATCTTCTATCTGCAACGTGGAATATTAGGGTGGCATCATCTTCAAATGCTTGGCCTCACGTTGAGCCGGAATGCTAGCTTTTGACCCAGGGATCTGTCACACTGCATCAAGTGCAAAACCAGCAGGCATAAAACATCAGATCACCAATTCTTTATTTATAAAAATGCATTGAATTGAAAGCGAGTCTGACCTGAGTCCAGTAGGAGATCCAGATACTACGAAGCTCATGAGTGATACGGGGATCAGATAGGCAACCAACCATCCGGTTTAGGAATCGCTCTTGCCTGGAACAATTGGATTAAGAAATGGAACAAAGGAgaacaattttataatttttacacCCATCTTTCAATTCAAAAGCAGCTGCCAGAACATGGGCTTACCTGTCAGGCGCCCAGGATCTATATCTCTCTCCAGGTTGCTCGAAATTGTTTTCCTTCTCAATGACACACTGCATTAATCAGCAAAGTCAAAAAATATTATGTTACATACTGCAGCAGTTACATAAAATCCAAAAACTTTCAAATTCCATTAGTACTTCTCTCATTCTCAGAAACATGACAAGTGATCACCTCCACAATACACCAccacccccccaaaaaaaaaaaaataataaaaataaaaataatagtaattataataataataaaaaatgaaaaggaatagagtgagagaagaaaaagaaaaaaaattaacctTATCGCGCCTTCCACTGCAGATAGTGGAAGGAATGGGAAATCTCTCAGAATGGCGAACTGGATCACACCTGGATGGGAAGTAATTGACCTAAGAAATAGTATCATAGCACCAGATCAGAACAGAAGCTACAAGTACACCTAAGCAAGTCAATACATAAATATTTTCCCCAAACTGTCAATGCTTGTATAATCTCATTAGAGGTTTTTAGTGACATTGAAAGGCATATTTTAGGTGTAAACAGTGTGGTATGATCCAATTTTGTAACAAACATTTCACGTGGCACACAAACCCACAAAAACAGAGCCTGAATACCTCCTCATCTCTGTGCATGAAATTCATGAAACCGTCATGGTGATTGTTGTGATGAGCACACTTTGGAGCGTTAACAGGTAGCTGTAGATAGTTCGATCCAAGACGATGCCTCTGGGTATCAGAATAGGAAAAGATCCTAGTTTGGAGCAATTTGTCCTCCGAATATGAAATACCAGGAACCACAATACCAGGGCAGAACGCAAGTTGCTCATTCTCAGCAAAGAAATTGTCAATGTTCTTATTCAAGACCAAGCGGCCAACCGGTTGAAGAGGCAGGATATCCTCGGGCCAGGTCTTAGTCACATCAAGTGGATCAAAATCAAATTTGTCTTCATGATCAGGATCCATTGTCTGGATGTAAAGTTTCCATTCTGGATAGTTGCCAGCTGCAATCGAGTCATATAGATCCTGAGTGGCATGGCTATGATTAGATCCTCCAACCTTGATTGCCTCTTCCTCTAGCAAACACTTCACACCACAAGTAGGTTTCCAGTGAAATTTAACATAGTGTACTTTTCCAGCATTGTTTATTAAAGTATATGTGTTAACGCCAGAGCCTTCCATGTGCCTGTAATCTTGAGGAATACCCAGATCATCAAAAAGGAAGGTGAGCATGTGCAAGCTTTCAGGAACATGGGATAGAAAGTCAAAGATCCTCCAGCTCTCCTGGATGTGAGACTTGGGGTTGGGCTTAAAAGCATGCACCACATCTGGGAACTTCATTCCATCGCGGATGAAAAAAACAGGGAAATTGTTTCCCACCAGATCAAAGTTACCCTGAGTAAACATGAGAGGACAGTAAGAACATAAGAGAACCAAAATCTAGAAAACTTAACTATTAAGCTTCAAAAAGTTTGATGTGAATGAATATGCACCTACCTCAAACTTAATTCATGCAAAAGTTTTTAGTCTACTCATATTATTAAAGCCAATCTTAAGTCACATAGGGAAAACTCATGcagaaagaaaacaaaataacTTGGGTTTTCTTTCTAAAACAGAAAGTACCAACTTTCATCAAAGCAAGTGGATAAGTTTGCACATGCTACAATCACTCCAGGAAGTTTTCCAAAATTTTTCAGCATAACCAAAAGTTACAGGTAAATGGACATCCAAGCACACCAAGACAATCTCCATCATAACTAGTATCACAGTGATGCATGACACCTGCAGGTCTcagaattaatattgaaatttaaGGCTTTGTGAAGGCTAAAATAAGCAGAAATTTACGTTAAGAATTAGGATTTGTGAAAGGATggaattgagaagcaaatttaaATTAGAATATATGATTTTGGGCTATGCACAGAAAAATAAAAGGTTTAGCCTTCGCACCTAAACTTTCTCAGACGTTACAAGGTTACATATGCATCACCCTTAGGGTTGGATTGCATCACACAAATCAAAGCATAATTGCTAAAATTTGCATTGATCAAAAACTTCCAAACAACATTACATaggtatttatatatttaaaaaagtactCCCAAACCTCGAAGGATTTGGACTTCAAAAAGTAATCCTTATCCAACAAGGACTCTAAATAAAAACTCGTATAGAAATCTAGATCTTTCCAGAAAATCTATAATTACAATTATTGCTGTGACAAAAAAGGATCaacaactaatatatttaaatatacaCTAAGTAAAACTCTAAAAGAACTAGGAAGTACTCTATAATTTCCCCAATAAACTCTATAATAAAAATGAACCATAATCATAAGCTTCTTGAGCATTTGACTATGAATTTTCTTAATATACTGGCTGTATCGCACAGACATCTGCTATCTGCTGCTAATATATTATCAAAACAGGAAGAAAAAGCCACGCAAACCCTTACCTCTCTGGTGTAAAACTTCACAGCAAAACCTCGAGGATCCCTTATGGTTTCTGGGCTGCCCCGCTCATGAATAACAGTGGAGAAACGGACAATGACAGGAGTCTGAACCCCCGGAGCTCGAAGGAAATCAGCACATGTGAGTTGAGAGACATTATGGGTGACCTCAAAGAAACCCTTTGCACTTGCTCCCCTAGCATGCACAACACGCTCTGGAATCCGCTCCCTATCAAAGTTTGCAAGTTTCTCCAACAGATGATAGTCCTCAAGAAGGATTGGACCTGTCCAAAGAAGGAGGAAAAGGGCACAGCTTAAATCTTCAGTTGCTGCTTTTCAACTCTATATTAAAGCAAAAATGCAAAATGAATTGGCCAGAGAACTCTAATTAAGTCCCAAATGATCCaatacttctctctctctctctctctctctctctctctccataatAAGAGCTATTTAtcatatgaatatcatatgaactaGAATAATAGATGAGAACAGCCATTATAGAATTCCAAAAACCAGACTAACCGTAATGGATAAAGCCAGAGTAATAATTTTCTAAGTTCTAATAACTGGGATAAAGAGGGCAACAATAACAGAGTTGATGAACAAAAACATAAATAGAATACCTCTGGCTCCAACAGTCAAGGACGAATTGTTGTTCCATACTGGAGCACCAGAATTCGTAGTCCAGAAGGAGCAATTATAAGCGTTTGATGGAAGGTTCTATACCATCAGAATCAAAAGAAGAACATAATCAAGTTTTCACGAACACAACAACAACAATTATCTGTTCAAGGTCTGCTAGAACCAACAAAAACCCACGTTGAAAATCGAAAACAGAGTCGAAGTCAATCAATTAGATAACAAAACCACAGCTATTCCAAACAAACCAATAAACAGAGATGATCCTAAGGGAAAAAAGCCTGAATTAGTCAAAAGAAAATCAGCAAATAGAACAAGAGAGATTAGAAGGGTACCTTGTACGGATCCATAGCAATAGATATTTGGGAAAGTTTGATGCTGTTTGGTAAGAAGCGGAGACTGCAAAACACCAAGTTAAATGTTAGAGGAGCAATCAAATCTTAAGACGGCCATTGTTCATTATGGGTATTTataaatgctttttttttttttttaatcacattTAAATGCTTGTACATTGCACTTCCATTTTCTTGCATTGCTTGCCCAATTACACAGTAAATttagaatctttttttttttttttatgaaagagTATTTAGAGTTTTACTCTTttgtaatttgattttttttttttt
This is a stretch of genomic DNA from Hevea brasiliensis isolate MT/VB/25A 57/8 chromosome 12, ASM3005281v1, whole genome shotgun sequence. It encodes these proteins:
- the LOC110654391 gene encoding catalase isozyme 1 isoform X3, whose protein sequence is MHDDPQSNHLRFLPNSIKLSQISIAMDPYKNLPSNAYNCSFWTTNSGAPVWNNNSSLTVGARGPILLEDYHLLEKLANFDRERIPERVVHARGASAKGFFEVTHNVSQLTCADFLRAPGVQTPVIVRFSTVIHERGSPETIRDPRGFAVKFYTREGNFDLVGNNFPVFFIRDGMKFPDVVHAFKPNPKSHIQESWRIFDFLSHVPESLHMLTFLFDDLGIPQDYRHMEGSGVNTYTLINNAGKVHYVKFHWKPTCGVKCLLEEEAIKVGGSNHSHATQDLYDSIAAGNYPEWKLYIQTMDPDHEDKFDFDPLDVTKTWPEDILPLQPVGRLVLNKNIDNFFAENEQLAFCPGIVVPGISYSEDKLLQTRIFSYSDTQRHRLGSNYLQLPVNAPKCAHHNNHHDGFMNFMHRDEEVNYFPSRCDPVRHSERFPIPSTICSGRRDKCVIEKENNFEQPGERYRSWAPDRQERFLNRMVGCLSDPRITHELRSIWISYWTQCDRSLGQKLAFRLNVRPSI
- the LOC110654391 gene encoding catalase isozyme 1 isoform X2; protein product: MSWNAFGFSYMHDDPQSNHLRFLPNSIKLSQISIAMDPYKNLPSNAYNCSFWTTNSGAPVWNNNSSLTVGARGPILLEDYHLLEKLANFDRERIPERVVHARGASAKGFFEVTHNVSQLTCADFLRAPGVQTPVIVRFSTVIHERGSPETIRDPRGFAVKFYTREGNFDLVGNNFPVFFIRDGMKFPDVVHAFKPNPKSHIQESWRIFDFLSHVPESLHMLTFLFDDLGIPQDYRHMEGSGVNTYTLINNAGKVHYVKFHWKPTCGVKCLLEEEAIKVGGSNHSHATQDLYDSIAAGNYPEWKLYIQTMDPDHEDKFDFDPLDVTKTWPEDILPLQPVGRLVLNKNIDNFFAENEQLAFCPGIVVPGISYSEDKLLQTRIFSYSDTQRHRLGSNYLQLPVNAPKCAHHNNHHDGFMNFMHRDEEVNYFPSRCDPVRHSERFPIPSTICSGRRDKCVIEKENNFEQPGERYRSWAPDRQERFLNRMVGCLSDPRITHELRSIWISYWTQCDRSLGQKLAFRLNVRPSI
- the LOC110654391 gene encoding catalase isozyme 1 isoform X1, encoding MEYLIFCRNAFGFSYMHDDPQSNHLRFLPNSIKLSQISIAMDPYKNLPSNAYNCSFWTTNSGAPVWNNNSSLTVGARGPILLEDYHLLEKLANFDRERIPERVVHARGASAKGFFEVTHNVSQLTCADFLRAPGVQTPVIVRFSTVIHERGSPETIRDPRGFAVKFYTREGNFDLVGNNFPVFFIRDGMKFPDVVHAFKPNPKSHIQESWRIFDFLSHVPESLHMLTFLFDDLGIPQDYRHMEGSGVNTYTLINNAGKVHYVKFHWKPTCGVKCLLEEEAIKVGGSNHSHATQDLYDSIAAGNYPEWKLYIQTMDPDHEDKFDFDPLDVTKTWPEDILPLQPVGRLVLNKNIDNFFAENEQLAFCPGIVVPGISYSEDKLLQTRIFSYSDTQRHRLGSNYLQLPVNAPKCAHHNNHHDGFMNFMHRDEEVNYFPSRCDPVRHSERFPIPSTICSGRRDKCVIEKENNFEQPGERYRSWAPDRQERFLNRMVGCLSDPRITHELRSIWISYWTQCDRSLGQKLAFRLNVRPSI